In Arachis hypogaea cultivar Tifrunner chromosome 17, arahy.Tifrunner.gnm2.J5K5, whole genome shotgun sequence, a single window of DNA contains:
- the LOC112767259 gene encoding protein DJ-1 homolog D-like isoform X1, with protein MLLRVLHIGKSETRGHDFILNAKFAEIDAANYDGLLLPGGRVPEYLAHDPLVVALVIKFFSSGKALASICHRQLILAAAGVAKGRKCTAFPPVKPALVASGAHWVELDTMAAIVVDGNLIAAATYEGNPKFIQHFVKALGGNKDSNIEFLRSHLLIFKGIRTTPSRRLD; from the exons ATGTTGTTGAGGGTGTTGCATATTGGCAAGTCTGAGACACGTGGTCACGATTTCATCCTCAATGCAAAGTTTGCTGAAATTGATGCTGCAAACTATGACGGGCTGCTGTTACCGGGTGGAAGAGTGCCAGAGTATCTTGCTCATGATCCTCTTGTTGTGGCACTGGTGATCAAGTTTTTCAGTTCTGGAAAAGCACTTGCTTCCATTTGCCACAGACAGTTGATTCTAGCAGCTGCAGGTGTAGCTAAAGGTCGCAAGTGCACCGCTTTTCCTCCTGTTAAACCGGCATTGGTTGCCTCCGGTGCTCATTGGGTTGAACTAGACACCATGGCAGCAATAGTGGTGGATGGTAATCTCATTGCTGCCGCCACTTATGAAGGGAACCCTAAATTTATTCAGCACTTTGTGAAGGCACTTGGAGGCAAC AAGGACTCAAACATAGAGTTTTTGAGGTCTCACTTGCTGATCTTCAAGGGGATCAGGACCACACCTTCAAGAAGATTAGATTGA
- the LOC112767259 gene encoding protein DJ-1 homolog D-like isoform X2, with protein MLLRVLHIGKSETRGHDFILNAKFAEIDAANYDGLLLPGGRVPEYLAHDPLVVALVIKFFSSGKALASICHRQLILAAAGVAKGRKCTAFPPVKPALVASGAHWVELDTMAAIVVDGNLIAAATYEGNPKFIQHFVKALGGNGLCE; from the exons ATGTTGTTGAGGGTGTTGCATATTGGCAAGTCTGAGACACGTGGTCACGATTTCATCCTCAATGCAAAGTTTGCTGAAATTGATGCTGCAAACTATGACGGGCTGCTGTTACCGGGTGGAAGAGTGCCAGAGTATCTTGCTCATGATCCTCTTGTTGTGGCACTGGTGATCAAGTTTTTCAGTTCTGGAAAAGCACTTGCTTCCATTTGCCACAGACAGTTGATTCTAGCAGCTGCAGGTGTAGCTAAAGGTCGCAAGTGCACCGCTTTTCCTCCTGTTAAACCGGCATTGGTTGCCTCCGGTGCTCATTGGGTTGAACTAGACACCATGGCAGCAATAGTGGTGGATGGTAATCTCATTGCTGCCGCCACTTATGAAGGGAACCCTAAATTTATTCAGCACTTTGTGAAGGCACTTGGAGGCAAC GGTTTGTGCGAATGA
- the LOC112764043 gene encoding heparanase-like protein 3 isoform X5 translates to MDELNSFFQNAGANVIFGLNALAGRTIQSGSAIGPWNFNAESFIRYTVRKNYSIAGWEFGNELCGSGVGTSVSANQYASDIAALRNIIHDVYRGIRHMPLVISPGGFYDANWFQEFVNKSGKSVDVVSHHTYNLGPVASTFSGLKNILQKSATKAKAWVGEAGGAYNSGHHLVSDAFVYSFWYLDSAWNVSCL, encoded by the exons ATGGATGAGCTAAACAGCTTTTTCCAAAATGCAGG GGCTAATGTTATCTTTGGATTGAATGCTCTTGCTGGAAGAACCATACAATCTGGTTCTGCAATTGGACCATGGAACTTCAATGCCGAATCTTTTATCCGTTACACTGTAAGAAAGAATTACAGCATTGCTGGTTGGGAATTTG GCAATGAATTGTGTGGGAGTGGAGTTGGAACAAGTGTTTCTGCAAATCAATATGCTTCTGATATTGCTGCTTTAAGAAACATAATTCATGATGTATATAGAGGGATTAGGCATATGCCACTGGTCATTTCTCCAGGTGGCTTCTATGATGCAAATTGGTTCCAGGAATTTGTAAACAAATCTGGTAAATCTGTTGATGTGGTATCTCATCACACATATAACCTTGGACCAG TGGCTAGCACATTCAGTGGCCTCAAAAACATACTTCAAAAATCAGCAACCAAAGCAAAAGCATGGGTTGGTGAGGCAGGAGGGGCTTACAACAGTGGCCACCATCTTGTGTCTGATGCATTTGTCTACAGCTTCTG GTATTTGGATTCAGCTTGGAATGTCAGCTGTTTATGA
- the LOC112764043 gene encoding heparanase-like protein 3 isoform X3 — protein sequence MDELNSFFQNAGANVIFGLNALAGRTIQSGSAIGPWNFNAESFIRYTVRKNYSIAGWEFGNELCGSGVGTSVSANQYASDIAALRNIIHDVYRGIRHMPLVISPGGFYDANWFQEFVNKSGKSVDVVSHHTYNLGPAHSVASKTYFKNQQPKQKHGLVRQEGLTTVATILCLMHLSTASGIWIQLGMSAVYDTRTYCRQSLVGGNYGLLNTTTFVPNPDYYRYPTLSSTLLWTISF from the exons ATGGATGAGCTAAACAGCTTTTTCCAAAATGCAGG GGCTAATGTTATCTTTGGATTGAATGCTCTTGCTGGAAGAACCATACAATCTGGTTCTGCAATTGGACCATGGAACTTCAATGCCGAATCTTTTATCCGTTACACTGTAAGAAAGAATTACAGCATTGCTGGTTGGGAATTTG GCAATGAATTGTGTGGGAGTGGAGTTGGAACAAGTGTTTCTGCAAATCAATATGCTTCTGATATTGCTGCTTTAAGAAACATAATTCATGATGTATATAGAGGGATTAGGCATATGCCACTGGTCATTTCTCCAGGTGGCTTCTATGATGCAAATTGGTTCCAGGAATTTGTAAACAAATCTGGTAAATCTGTTGATGTGGTATCTCATCACACATATAACCTTGGACCAG CACATTCAGTGGCCTCAAAAACATACTTCAAAAATCAGCAACCAAAGCAAAAGCATGGGTTGGTGAGGCAGGAGGGGCTTACAACAGTGGCCACCATCTTGTGTCTGATGCATTTGTCTACAGCTTCTG GTATTTGGATTCAGCTTGGAATGTCAGCTGTTTATGACACCAGAACATACTGCAGACAGAGTTTGGTTGGAGGAAACTATGGTTTACTAAACACTACTACTTTTGTGCCAAATCCAGATTATTATAGGTACCCTACCCTAAGCAGCACATTATTGTGGACTATTTCATTTTAG
- the LOC112764043 gene encoding heparanase-like protein 3 isoform X4 produces the protein MMILSVRLLIGGVLRNVTMEHVAGVMLLFSTWANVIFGLNALAGRTIQSGSAIGPWNFNAESFIRYTVRKNYSIAGWEFGNELCGSGVGTSVSANQYASDIAALRNIIHDVYRGIRHMPLVISPGGFYDANWFQEFVNKSGKSVDVVSHHTYNLGPVASTFSGLKNILQKSATKAKAWVGEAGGAYNSGHHLVSDAFVYSFWYLDSAWNVSCL, from the exons ATGATGATTTTGTCTGTGCGACTCTTGATTGGTGGCGTCCTCAGAAATGTGACTATGGAACATGTCGCTGGGGTCATGCTTCTCTTCTCAACCtg GGCTAATGTTATCTTTGGATTGAATGCTCTTGCTGGAAGAACCATACAATCTGGTTCTGCAATTGGACCATGGAACTTCAATGCCGAATCTTTTATCCGTTACACTGTAAGAAAGAATTACAGCATTGCTGGTTGGGAATTTG GCAATGAATTGTGTGGGAGTGGAGTTGGAACAAGTGTTTCTGCAAATCAATATGCTTCTGATATTGCTGCTTTAAGAAACATAATTCATGATGTATATAGAGGGATTAGGCATATGCCACTGGTCATTTCTCCAGGTGGCTTCTATGATGCAAATTGGTTCCAGGAATTTGTAAACAAATCTGGTAAATCTGTTGATGTGGTATCTCATCACACATATAACCTTGGACCAG TGGCTAGCACATTCAGTGGCCTCAAAAACATACTTCAAAAATCAGCAACCAAAGCAAAAGCATGGGTTGGTGAGGCAGGAGGGGCTTACAACAGTGGCCACCATCTTGTGTCTGATGCATTTGTCTACAGCTTCTG GTATTTGGATTCAGCTTGGAATGTCAGCTGTTTATGA
- the LOC112764043 gene encoding heparanase-like protein 3 isoform X1 produces MIRFVGLFYLVESLLSFTGVNAMHGRESSGHEAVKGIMILGKSHIGRIDDDFVCATLDWWRPQKCDYGTCRWGHASLLNLVYFRANVIFGLNALAGRTIQSGSAIGPWNFNAESFIRYTVRKNYSIAGWEFGNELCGSGVGTSVSANQYASDIAALRNIIHDVYRGIRHMPLVISPGGFYDANWFQEFVNKSGKSVDVVSHHTYNLGPAHSVASKTYFKNQQPKQKHGLVRQEGLTTVATILCLMHLSTASGIWIQLGMSAVYDTRTYCRQSLVGGNYGLLNTTTFVPNPDYYRYPTLSSTLLWTISF; encoded by the exons ATGATAAGGTTTGTGGGTCTGTTCTACTTGGTGGAGAGTTTGTTGAGCTTCACTGGAGTGAATGCTATGCATGGAAGGGAAAGTAGTGGACATGAGGCAGTGAAAGGAATAATGATACTTGGGAAATCTCACATTGGAAGGATTGATGATGATTTTGTCTGTGCGACTCTTGATTGGTGGCGTCCTCAGAAATGTGACTATGGAACATGTCGCTGGGGTCATGCTTCTCTTCTCAACCtg GTATATTTCAGGGCTAATGTTATCTTTGGATTGAATGCTCTTGCTGGAAGAACCATACAATCTGGTTCTGCAATTGGACCATGGAACTTCAATGCCGAATCTTTTATCCGTTACACTGTAAGAAAGAATTACAGCATTGCTGGTTGGGAATTTG GCAATGAATTGTGTGGGAGTGGAGTTGGAACAAGTGTTTCTGCAAATCAATATGCTTCTGATATTGCTGCTTTAAGAAACATAATTCATGATGTATATAGAGGGATTAGGCATATGCCACTGGTCATTTCTCCAGGTGGCTTCTATGATGCAAATTGGTTCCAGGAATTTGTAAACAAATCTGGTAAATCTGTTGATGTGGTATCTCATCACACATATAACCTTGGACCAG CACATTCAGTGGCCTCAAAAACATACTTCAAAAATCAGCAACCAAAGCAAAAGCATGGGTTGGTGAGGCAGGAGGGGCTTACAACAGTGGCCACCATCTTGTGTCTGATGCATTTGTCTACAGCTTCTG GTATTTGGATTCAGCTTGGAATGTCAGCTGTTTATGACACCAGAACATACTGCAGACAGAGTTTGGTTGGAGGAAACTATGGTTTACTAAACACTACTACTTTTGTGCCAAATCCAGATTATTATAGGTACCCTACCCTAAGCAGCACATTATTGTGGACTATTTCATTTTAG
- the LOC112764043 gene encoding heparanase-like protein 3 isoform X2 produces MMILSVRLLIGGVLRNVTMEHVAGVMLLFSTWANVIFGLNALAGRTIQSGSAIGPWNFNAESFIRYTVRKNYSIAGWEFGNELCGSGVGTSVSANQYASDIAALRNIIHDVYRGIRHMPLVISPGGFYDANWFQEFVNKSGKSVDVVSHHTYNLGPAHSVASKTYFKNQQPKQKHGLVRQEGLTTVATILCLMHLSTASGIWIQLGMSAVYDTRTYCRQSLVGGNYGLLNTTTFVPNPDYYRYPTLSSTLLWTISF; encoded by the exons ATGATGATTTTGTCTGTGCGACTCTTGATTGGTGGCGTCCTCAGAAATGTGACTATGGAACATGTCGCTGGGGTCATGCTTCTCTTCTCAACCtg GGCTAATGTTATCTTTGGATTGAATGCTCTTGCTGGAAGAACCATACAATCTGGTTCTGCAATTGGACCATGGAACTTCAATGCCGAATCTTTTATCCGTTACACTGTAAGAAAGAATTACAGCATTGCTGGTTGGGAATTTG GCAATGAATTGTGTGGGAGTGGAGTTGGAACAAGTGTTTCTGCAAATCAATATGCTTCTGATATTGCTGCTTTAAGAAACATAATTCATGATGTATATAGAGGGATTAGGCATATGCCACTGGTCATTTCTCCAGGTGGCTTCTATGATGCAAATTGGTTCCAGGAATTTGTAAACAAATCTGGTAAATCTGTTGATGTGGTATCTCATCACACATATAACCTTGGACCAG CACATTCAGTGGCCTCAAAAACATACTTCAAAAATCAGCAACCAAAGCAAAAGCATGGGTTGGTGAGGCAGGAGGGGCTTACAACAGTGGCCACCATCTTGTGTCTGATGCATTTGTCTACAGCTTCTG GTATTTGGATTCAGCTTGGAATGTCAGCTGTTTATGACACCAGAACATACTGCAGACAGAGTTTGGTTGGAGGAAACTATGGTTTACTAAACACTACTACTTTTGTGCCAAATCCAGATTATTATAGGTACCCTACCCTAAGCAGCACATTATTGTGGACTATTTCATTTTAG